A genomic region of Xanthomonas campestris pv. phormiicola contains the following coding sequences:
- the hemC gene encoding hydroxymethylbilane synthase → MKILRIATRKSPLALWQSEHVAERLRQAHPQLEVVLVPMSTRGDEVLDRSLAAIGGKGLFLKELELAMLRGEADCAVHSLKDVPMELDPPFALPAILVRADPADALVSNLYASLEALPLGARVGTSSLRRQAQLRARRPDLQLLDLRGNVNTRLAKLDNGGYDGIVLACAGLQRLGLEARITQRLQAPDWLPAPAQGAIAVECRGDDAAALGLFAALDDAPTRSCVEAERAMNRALHGSCHVPVAAFAHWQGEDLLLQGMVGGVADGRLVRADLQRSAQDPQALGEAVAEALLGAGARELLDAALPA, encoded by the coding sequence ATGAAGATCCTGCGCATCGCTACCCGCAAGAGTCCGCTCGCCCTGTGGCAGAGCGAACATGTCGCCGAACGCCTGCGCCAGGCGCACCCGCAGCTGGAGGTGGTGCTGGTGCCGATGAGCACCCGTGGCGACGAAGTGCTGGACCGCTCGCTGGCGGCGATCGGCGGCAAGGGCCTGTTCCTGAAGGAGCTGGAGCTGGCGATGCTGCGCGGCGAGGCCGATTGCGCGGTGCATTCGCTCAAGGACGTGCCGATGGAGCTGGATCCGCCGTTCGCGCTGCCGGCGATCCTGGTCCGCGCCGATCCGGCCGATGCGCTGGTCTCCAATCTGTATGCATCGCTGGAAGCGCTGCCGCTGGGCGCGCGGGTGGGCACTTCGTCGTTGCGCCGGCAGGCGCAGTTGCGCGCGCGGCGCCCGGACCTGCAGTTGCTGGACCTGCGCGGCAACGTCAACACGCGCCTGGCCAAGCTCGACAACGGCGGCTACGACGGCATCGTGCTGGCCTGCGCCGGCTTGCAGCGGCTGGGCCTGGAGGCGCGCATCACCCAGCGCCTGCAGGCGCCGGACTGGCTGCCGGCGCCGGCGCAGGGCGCCATCGCGGTGGAATGCCGCGGCGACGACGCCGCGGCGCTGGGCCTGTTCGCCGCGCTCGACGATGCGCCCACCCGCAGCTGCGTGGAGGCCGAGCGGGCGATGAACCGCGCGCTGCACGGCAGCTGCCACGTGCCGGTGGCCGCGTTCGCGCACTGGCAGGGCGAAGACCTGTTGTTGCAGGGCATGGTCGGTGGGGTCGCCGACGGCCGCCTGGTGCGTGCCGACCTGCAGCGCAGCGCGCAGGACCCGCAGGCGCTGGGCGAGGCGGTGGCCGAGGCGCTGCTCGGCGCCGGCGCCCGCGAGCTGTTGGACGCCGCACTGCCGGCCTGA
- a CDS encoding LytTR family DNA-binding domain-containing protein: MKVVIADDEPLARERLRALLDEHAGVEVVAEAGNGLETLRACAELRPDLVLLDIAMPGVDGLETARHLASFEPRPAVVFCTAYDAHALSAFEAAAIDYLMKPVRAERLAAALERARTFMAGRGSAAAVSSAQRRSHLCARLRGSLRLIPVDDIHYLQAEEKYVVVHHARGEDLIEESLKSLEEEFAERFVRIHRNCLVARHELVELRRLGEGQVHAVLRHGKQPLEVSRRCVAQLRQEIRHL; the protein is encoded by the coding sequence GTGAAGGTGGTGATCGCCGACGACGAACCCCTGGCGCGCGAGCGCTTGCGCGCGTTGCTGGACGAGCATGCCGGCGTCGAGGTGGTGGCCGAGGCCGGCAACGGCCTGGAGACGCTGCGCGCCTGCGCCGAGTTGCGCCCGGATCTGGTGCTGCTGGACATCGCCATGCCCGGCGTCGACGGCCTGGAGACCGCGCGCCACCTGGCCAGCTTCGAGCCGCGCCCGGCGGTGGTGTTCTGCACCGCCTACGATGCGCACGCGCTGTCCGCGTTCGAGGCCGCGGCGATCGACTACCTGATGAAACCGGTGCGCGCCGAGCGGCTGGCGGCGGCGCTGGAGCGCGCACGCACCTTCATGGCCGGCCGCGGCAGCGCTGCGGCGGTGTCGTCGGCGCAGCGCCGCAGCCATCTGTGCGCGCGGCTGCGCGGCAGCCTGCGGCTGATCCCGGTCGACGACATCCACTACCTGCAGGCCGAGGAGAAGTACGTGGTGGTGCACCATGCGCGCGGCGAGGACCTGATCGAGGAGTCGCTGAAGTCGCTGGAAGAGGAATTCGCCGAGCGCTTCGTGCGCATCCACCGCAACTGCCTGGTCGCGCGCCACGAACTGGTCGAGCTGCGCCGCCTCGGCGAGGGCCAGGTGCATGCGGTGCTGCGCCATGGCAAGCAGCCGCTGGAGGTGAGCCGGCGCTGCGTGGCGCAGTTGCGGCAGGAGATCCGCCATCTTTGA
- a CDS encoding alpha/beta hydrolase codes for MLETVEHETAASPAWTVLWLHGLGADGHDFAPLVPELLRPGWPALRFVFPHAPVRAVTINNGVRMRAWYDIVSPDFSNRADSAGVAASVAQIEELIAREHARGVPAERLLLAGFSQGGAITLATGLRRERPLAGLIALSTYLPEVADVARWHAPAALSQPLFMAHGQGDPVIPQAYAEQTAQALQALGMPVQWQRYPMAHQVCAEEIADLQDWMSARFAAG; via the coding sequence ATGCTGGAAACAGTGGAACACGAAACCGCCGCTTCGCCGGCCTGGACCGTCCTGTGGCTGCACGGGCTCGGCGCCGACGGCCACGACTTCGCGCCGCTGGTGCCGGAGCTGCTGCGGCCGGGCTGGCCGGCGCTGCGTTTCGTGTTCCCGCATGCGCCGGTGCGTGCGGTGACGATCAACAACGGCGTGCGCATGCGCGCCTGGTACGACATCGTCAGCCCGGATTTTTCCAACCGCGCCGACAGCGCCGGCGTGGCCGCATCGGTCGCCCAGATCGAGGAACTGATCGCGCGCGAACACGCGCGCGGCGTGCCCGCCGAGCGCCTGCTGCTGGCCGGTTTCTCGCAGGGCGGGGCGATCACGCTGGCCACGGGGCTGCGCCGCGAACGGCCGCTGGCCGGGTTGATCGCGCTGTCCACGTATCTGCCGGAGGTGGCCGACGTGGCCCGCTGGCATGCGCCGGCGGCCCTGTCGCAGCCGCTGTTCATGGCCCACGGGCAGGGCGATCCGGTGATCCCGCAAGCCTATGCCGAGCAGACCGCGCAGGCGCTGCAGGCGCTGGGCATGCCGGTGCAGTGGCAGCGCTATCCGATGGCGCACCAGGTCTGCGCCGAGGAGATCGCCGATCTGCAGGACTGGATGAGCGCGCGCTTCGCCGCCGGCTGA
- the mdoH gene encoding glucans biosynthesis glucosyltransferase MdoH produces the protein MSMVAPPPTLPDSASLDAGHAVLPPGAPLPMPVQSLRQGKLRNKRLPSTPPGMVWRRLYVFGSTALMTAYASVLIGKVLLIGGVSVLEGCLMALFIPLFAWIAFSFVSALAGFVTLVFGGGRKLGIDPDAPLPAVRSRTALLMPTYNEDPHRLMAGLQAIYESVEATGQIEHFDFFILSDTTRAAVGAEEEQVYAELVERTGGHGRIYYRRRADNAERKAGNIADWVRRFGGAYPQMLILDADSLMTGETIVRLVAGMENSPDVGLIQTLPEVVNGNSLFARMQQFGGRVYGPVIAYGVAWWHGSESNYWGHNAVIRTQAFAEQAGLPALPGRKPFGGHVLSHDFVEAALMRRGGWATHMVPYLQGSYEEGPPTLTDLLVRDRRWCQGNLQHSKVVFARGLHWISRMHMMIGIGHYFTAPMWGLLMLIGIAIPLQSNGIDLVATVVSPFSPARYWHQQDSTRVFWVFAVTMFVLLAPKVLGYFAMLLKPEERRGCGGALRALLSMLLETVLAALMAPVVMYVQSRGVAEVLAGKDSGWDAQQRDDGRLSWLALARSYGGLSAFGLMMGAMAYVVSPSLAAWMAPVVIGMALAIPVVAVSSSRAAGLWLRQLRILAIPEEQKPPAVLLRAGELRRAAAARRAAS, from the coding sequence ATGAGCATGGTCGCCCCCCCACCGACTTTGCCCGACTCCGCTTCCCTCGATGCCGGCCACGCGGTGTTGCCGCCCGGGGCGCCGTTGCCGATGCCGGTGCAATCGCTGCGCCAGGGCAAGCTGCGCAACAAGCGCCTGCCCAGCACGCCGCCCGGCATGGTCTGGCGGCGGCTGTACGTGTTCGGCAGCACCGCGCTGATGACCGCCTACGCCAGCGTGCTGATCGGCAAGGTGCTGCTGATCGGCGGGGTCAGCGTGCTCGAAGGCTGCCTGATGGCCTTGTTCATCCCCCTGTTCGCGTGGATCGCGTTTTCGTTCGTCAGCGCGCTGGCCGGATTCGTGACCCTGGTATTCGGCGGCGGGCGCAAGCTCGGCATCGATCCCGACGCGCCGCTGCCGGCCGTGCGCAGCCGCACCGCGTTGCTGATGCCCACCTACAACGAGGACCCGCACCGGTTGATGGCCGGCCTGCAGGCGATCTACGAATCGGTCGAGGCCACCGGCCAGATCGAGCACTTCGATTTCTTCATCCTCAGCGATACCACGCGCGCCGCGGTCGGGGCCGAGGAAGAGCAGGTCTACGCCGAGCTGGTCGAACGCACCGGCGGCCACGGCCGCATCTACTACCGGCGCCGCGCCGACAACGCCGAGCGCAAGGCCGGCAACATCGCCGACTGGGTGCGCCGTTTCGGCGGCGCCTATCCGCAGATGCTGATCCTGGACGCCGACAGCCTGATGACCGGCGAGACCATCGTGCGCCTGGTCGCGGGCATGGAAAACAGTCCCGACGTGGGTCTGATCCAGACCTTGCCGGAAGTGGTCAACGGCAACAGCCTGTTCGCGCGCATGCAGCAGTTCGGCGGCCGCGTCTATGGCCCGGTGATCGCCTACGGCGTGGCCTGGTGGCACGGTTCGGAGAGCAACTACTGGGGCCACAACGCGGTGATCCGCACCCAGGCCTTCGCCGAACAGGCCGGCCTGCCGGCGCTGCCGGGGCGCAAGCCGTTCGGCGGCCACGTGCTCAGCCACGATTTCGTCGAGGCCGCGCTGATGCGCCGCGGCGGCTGGGCCACGCACATGGTGCCGTACCTGCAGGGCAGCTACGAGGAAGGCCCGCCGACGCTGACCGACCTGCTGGTGCGCGACCGCCGCTGGTGCCAGGGCAACCTGCAGCATTCCAAGGTGGTCTTCGCGCGCGGCCTGCACTGGATCAGCCGCATGCACATGATGATCGGCATCGGCCATTACTTCACCGCGCCGATGTGGGGCCTGCTGATGCTGATCGGCATCGCGATCCCGCTGCAGAGCAACGGCATCGACCTGGTCGCCACGGTGGTGTCGCCGTTCTCGCCGGCGCGCTACTGGCACCAGCAGGATTCGACCCGGGTGTTCTGGGTGTTCGCGGTGACCATGTTCGTGCTGCTGGCGCCGAAGGTGCTGGGCTACTTCGCCATGTTGCTGAAACCCGAGGAACGGCGCGGTTGCGGCGGTGCGCTGCGCGCGCTGCTGAGCATGCTGCTGGAAACGGTGCTGGCGGCGCTGATGGCGCCGGTGGTGATGTACGTGCAGTCGCGCGGCGTGGCCGAAGTGCTGGCCGGCAAGGATTCGGGCTGGGACGCGCAGCAGCGCGACGACGGCCGCCTGTCGTGGCTGGCGTTGGCGCGCAGCTATGGCGGGCTCAGCGCGTTCGGCCTGATGATGGGCGCGATGGCCTATGTGGTGTCGCCGTCGTTGGCCGCGTGGATGGCGCCGGTGGTGATCGGCATGGCGCTGGCGATCCCGGTGGTGGCGGTGAGTTCCTCGCGCGCGGCCGGGCTGTGGCTGCGCCAGCTGCGCATCCTGGCCATTCCCGAAGAGCAGAAGCCGCCGGCGGTGCTGCTGCGCGCCGGCGAATTGCGCCGCGCCGCCGCCGCACGCCGCGCCGCCAGCTGA
- a CDS encoding PAS domain-containing protein yields the protein MSTHARYRQIVELSHDCIKEIGRDGVVRSINTRGLSLLGAAEPKHVVGRAWQDLWPEEMRPLAEAAFAAALRNEQYEFWAQRETFDGRPRWWHVQASPLTNADAEVESVLVISRDVTQHRQIEEALRTLGDLPQAGAGVPVQRVSETLGQQLQAEHIELRGQLDIALAAQRVAERAMTQAQKGEAIGQMLAGIVHDFNNMLQTAMTSVSMVAEHPQRLQPDQRKLLGIAGEALQHGARMTRRLLGFARAHPVKPQWLDLCEVVAHMQPLLAQALGGEMKLQLATSPGGATTYADRGSVEQAVMNLALNARDACQPGDMVSIRCASLQVPPAQAAAMRQPGRYVTLSVSDQGEGMSEDTKSRLFEAYFTTKPEGKGTGLGLAQVYGLVRQAGGFVDVDSELGRGTTITLAFPYVAEAPPGEGGDSAVLPSPA from the coding sequence TTGTCCACTCACGCCCGCTATCGACAGATCGTCGAACTCTCGCACGATTGCATCAAGGAGATCGGCCGCGACGGTGTCGTGCGATCGATCAACACGCGCGGTCTGAGCCTGCTCGGCGCGGCCGAGCCCAAGCATGTCGTCGGCCGCGCGTGGCAGGATCTGTGGCCGGAGGAGATGCGGCCGCTCGCCGAAGCGGCGTTCGCCGCCGCCTTGCGCAACGAGCAATACGAATTCTGGGCGCAGCGCGAAACCTTCGACGGCCGGCCACGCTGGTGGCACGTGCAGGCCAGCCCGCTGACCAACGCCGACGCCGAAGTGGAAAGCGTGCTGGTGATCAGCCGCGACGTCACCCAGCACCGCCAGATCGAGGAGGCCCTGCGCACCCTGGGCGACCTGCCGCAGGCCGGCGCCGGCGTGCCGGTGCAGCGCGTCAGCGAGACGCTGGGGCAGCAGTTGCAGGCCGAGCACATCGAACTGCGCGGGCAGCTGGACATCGCCCTGGCCGCGCAACGCGTCGCCGAGCGGGCGATGACCCAGGCGCAGAAGGGCGAGGCGATCGGGCAGATGCTGGCCGGCATCGTCCACGACTTCAACAACATGCTGCAGACCGCGATGACCTCGGTGAGCATGGTCGCCGAGCATCCGCAGCGCCTGCAGCCGGACCAGCGCAAGCTGCTCGGCATCGCCGGCGAGGCGCTGCAACACGGCGCGCGGATGACCCGGCGCCTGCTCGGCTTCGCCCGTGCGCACCCGGTCAAGCCGCAGTGGCTGGATCTGTGCGAGGTGGTCGCGCACATGCAGCCGCTGCTGGCGCAGGCGTTGGGCGGGGAAATGAAACTGCAGCTGGCGACCTCGCCCGGCGGCGCCACCACCTATGCCGACCGTGGTTCGGTCGAGCAGGCGGTGATGAACCTGGCCTTGAACGCCCGCGACGCCTGCCAGCCCGGCGACATGGTGTCGATCCGCTGCGCCAGCCTGCAGGTGCCGCCGGCGCAGGCCGCGGCGATGCGCCAGCCGGGCCGCTACGTGACCCTGTCGGTCAGCGATCAGGGCGAGGGCATGTCCGAGGACACCAAGTCGCGGCTGTTCGAGGCCTATTTCACCACCAAGCCCGAGGGCAAGGGGACCGGCCTGGGCCTGGCCCAGGTCTACGGCCTGGTGCGCCAGGCCGGCGGCTTCGTCGACGTGGACTCCGAACTGGGGCGCGGCACCACCATCACCCTGGCGTTCCCCTATGTCGCCGAAGCGCCACCGGGCGAGGGCGGCGACAGCGCGGTATTGCCCTCGCCGGCCTGA
- a CDS encoding response regulator, which translates to MRGTCALTTILLVEDDQTIRELARMMLDADGYRVLSAGTAQEALALLEQDPDVDLIFSDVQMPGGDGMSMVRELRRRAVTIPALLTSGMKHPDAAALPTHTGFLPKPYSHAGLLAALQRLQPAH; encoded by the coding sequence ATGCGTGGCACTTGCGCCCTCACCACCATTCTTTTGGTTGAGGATGACCAGACGATTCGCGAACTGGCCCGGATGATGCTCGACGCCGACGGCTACCGGGTCCTGTCCGCCGGCACCGCCCAGGAGGCGCTCGCCCTGCTCGAACAGGATCCGGATGTGGATCTGATCTTCAGCGACGTGCAGATGCCCGGCGGCGATGGCATGAGCATGGTGCGCGAGCTGCGCCGGCGCGCGGTCACGATCCCGGCGCTGCTCACCTCCGGCATGAAACATCCCGACGCCGCGGCGCTGCCGACGCATACCGGCTTCCTGCCCAAACCGTATAGCCATGCCGGCCTGCTGGCGGCGCTGCAGCGCCTGCAGCCCGCGCACTAG
- the glgA gene encoding glycogen synthase GlgA, with the protein MSPPPPADLPDRQRDTHPVLRAPRRRHRDARGRFIRSAEVTVKLQPAPRRASLFVTSEMADFIKAGGLGDVAAALPRALRGSCDIRVLIPGYPAVLRKTGPLQIVGHIAAHAGLPACAVGRADRPDGLCVYVLLCPQLFERQGSPYVSSEGRDWEDNALRFATLSHAAAQIAGGRAGLDWNPDLLHLNDWPCALAAAYVRWSGGKTPCLLTIHNLAYQGLFPYAMAGTLGIPDNGLQDLEFYGQMSFLRAGIVHADHVNTVSVSYAAQITGPAQGCGLDTLLARHAASGRLSGIVNGIDASWDPRTDDHLHTHFGIDQVQGKRDNAAQVRRAFGLIDSDGPLFAVVSRLVHQKGLDMICEVAPQIVAAGGQIVLIGGGEPQIEQAVAALARRFPGHVGAHIGFEERLARRMFAGSDFLLMPSRFEPCGLSQMYAQRFGSLPIAHATGGLIDTVDDGVTGFLFEEPSADGLRRCLQRVFRTFRLPGLLQAMRRAAMLRPSGWDLAGRKYMALYDRTAPLSPAVA; encoded by the coding sequence ATGTCGCCTCCCCCGCCCGCCGATCTGCCCGATAGACAACGCGATACCCATCCGGTCCTGCGTGCGCCCCGGCGCCGCCACCGCGACGCGCGCGGACGCTTCATCCGCAGCGCCGAGGTCACCGTCAAGCTGCAGCCGGCACCGCGCCGCGCCAGCCTGTTCGTGACCTCGGAAATGGCCGACTTCATCAAGGCCGGCGGCCTGGGCGACGTCGCGGCGGCATTGCCGCGCGCGCTGCGCGGCAGCTGCGACATCCGCGTGCTGATCCCCGGCTACCCGGCGGTGCTGCGCAAGACCGGGCCGCTGCAGATCGTCGGCCACATCGCCGCCCACGCCGGGCTGCCGGCCTGCGCGGTGGGCCGGGCGGACCGCCCCGACGGCCTGTGCGTGTATGTGCTGCTGTGCCCGCAGCTGTTCGAGCGCCAGGGTTCGCCGTATGTGTCCAGCGAAGGCCGCGACTGGGAAGACAATGCGCTGCGCTTCGCCACGCTGTCGCACGCCGCCGCGCAGATCGCCGGCGGCCGCGCCGGGCTGGACTGGAATCCGGACCTGCTGCACCTCAACGACTGGCCGTGCGCGCTGGCCGCCGCCTATGTGCGCTGGTCCGGCGGCAAGACACCGTGCCTGTTGACCATCCACAACCTGGCCTACCAGGGCCTGTTCCCGTACGCGATGGCCGGCACGCTGGGCATCCCCGACAACGGCCTGCAGGACCTGGAGTTCTACGGGCAGATGTCGTTCCTGCGTGCCGGCATCGTCCACGCCGACCACGTCAACACGGTCAGCGTCAGCTACGCGGCGCAGATCACCGGCCCGGCGCAGGGCTGCGGCCTGGACACGCTGCTGGCCCGGCATGCCGCCAGCGGCCGCCTCAGCGGCATCGTCAACGGCATCGACGCCAGCTGGGACCCGCGCACCGACGACCATCTGCACACCCATTTCGGCATCGACCAGGTCCAGGGCAAGCGCGACAACGCCGCCCAGGTGCGCCGCGCGTTCGGCCTGATCGACAGCGACGGCCCGCTGTTCGCGGTAGTGTCGCGGCTGGTGCACCAGAAAGGCCTGGACATGATCTGCGAGGTGGCGCCGCAGATCGTCGCCGCCGGCGGCCAAATCGTGCTGATCGGCGGCGGCGAGCCGCAGATCGAGCAGGCGGTGGCGGCGCTGGCGCGGCGCTTTCCCGGCCATGTCGGCGCCCATATCGGCTTCGAGGAACGGCTGGCGCGGCGCATGTTCGCCGGCTCGGACTTCCTGCTGATGCCGTCGCGCTTCGAACCCTGCGGGCTGAGCCAGATGTACGCGCAGCGTTTCGGCAGCCTGCCGATCGCGCACGCCACCGGCGGCCTGATCGATACGGTGGACGATGGCGTGACCGGCTTCCTGTTCGAGGAACCGTCCGCCGATGGCCTGCGCCGCTGCCTGCAGCGGGTGTTCCGCACCTTCCGCCTGCCCGGCCTGCTGCAGGCGATGCGCCGCGCGGCGATGCTGCGGCCCAGCGGCTGGGATCTGGCCGGACGCAAGTACATGGCCCTGTACGACCGCACTGCCCCGTTGTCGCCGGCGGTGGCATGA
- a CDS encoding 1,4-alpha-glucan branching enzyme produces the protein MSEREQAPDAIPVWDAPLEAANDERERLALQALARGEAVDAFAWLGPHADAHGAVRVRALVPGADALGLLDGNGKLVARMRPHAQAEGLFEGELKTDTGYRLRIVWPDSVQEIDDPYAFGPVLDEAWLQGMAEGDGAALRTALGAHHARVGNVDGVRFAVWAPHARRVALVGDFNGWDGRRHPLRLHRDAGVWELFVPGLRGGEHYQYDILDADGMPLPRKADPVARHSTRAPDTASVVPSAADFAWHDSAWLAQREARAGAAQAMSIYELHAGSWRHDAHRQPLQWDALAAQLIPYVQELGFTHIELLPITEYPFGGSWGYQPLGLYAPTARHGDADGFARFVDACHQAGIGVLLDWVGAHFPDDAHGLQRFDGTALYEHADPREGVHREWNTLIYNYGRAEVVAYLIGSALEWIERFHVDGLRVDAVAAMLYRDYGRNEGEWVPNAQGGRENLEAIAFLRRLNAEIAQRFPGVRVMAEESTAWPGVTAPLEQGGLGFSHKWNMGWAHDTLSYMRRDPIHRQHHHSEMSFGLVYAFSEHFVLPLSHDEVVHGKGSLLAKMPGDPWQRFANLRAYLAFMWAHPGRKLLFMGGEFGQWQEWDHDRALDWAQAQRAEHRGVARLVGDLNRQLRALPALYRSDRAAEGFEWSVADDHRNSVFAFVRHDRAGGAPPLLAVSNFTPNVHHDYRLGVPRSGQWRELLNTDSGHYGGSNQGNGGALRTLAQPMHGHAQSLALTLPPLSTLWLQAEH, from the coding sequence ATGAGCGAACGGGAACAGGCGCCGGACGCGATCCCGGTGTGGGACGCGCCGCTGGAAGCGGCGAACGACGAACGCGAGCGGCTGGCGCTGCAGGCGCTGGCCCGCGGCGAGGCGGTGGACGCCTTCGCCTGGCTGGGTCCGCATGCCGATGCGCACGGCGCGGTGCGGGTGCGCGCGCTGGTCCCGGGCGCCGATGCGCTGGGCCTGCTCGACGGCAACGGCAAGCTGGTGGCGCGGATGCGCCCCCACGCGCAGGCCGAAGGCCTGTTCGAAGGCGAACTGAAGACCGACACCGGGTACCGGCTGCGCATCGTGTGGCCGGATTCCGTGCAGGAAATCGACGATCCCTACGCGTTCGGCCCGGTGCTGGACGAGGCCTGGCTGCAAGGCATGGCCGAGGGCGACGGCGCCGCATTGCGCACCGCGCTGGGCGCGCACCACGCGCGCGTCGGCAACGTCGACGGGGTGCGCTTCGCGGTGTGGGCGCCGCATGCGCGGCGGGTCGCGCTGGTCGGCGACTTCAACGGCTGGGACGGCCGCCGCCATCCGCTGCGCCTGCATCGCGACGCCGGCGTGTGGGAACTGTTCGTGCCCGGGCTGCGCGGCGGCGAACACTACCAGTACGACATCCTGGACGCCGACGGCATGCCGCTGCCGCGCAAGGCCGATCCGGTCGCCCGCCACAGCACGCGCGCGCCGGACACCGCCTCGGTGGTGCCGAGCGCCGCCGACTTCGCCTGGCACGACAGCGCATGGCTGGCGCAGCGCGAGGCGCGCGCCGGCGCCGCGCAGGCGATGAGCATCTACGAACTGCACGCCGGCTCCTGGCGCCACGACGCGCACCGCCAGCCGCTGCAGTGGGACGCGCTGGCCGCGCAGCTGATCCCATACGTGCAGGAGCTGGGCTTCACCCATATCGAACTGCTGCCGATCACCGAATATCCGTTCGGCGGCTCCTGGGGCTACCAGCCGCTGGGCCTGTACGCGCCGACCGCGCGGCATGGCGACGCGGACGGTTTCGCGCGCTTCGTCGATGCCTGCCACCAGGCCGGGATCGGGGTGCTCCTGGACTGGGTCGGCGCGCACTTTCCCGACGACGCGCACGGCCTGCAGCGCTTCGACGGCACCGCGCTGTACGAACACGCCGATCCGCGCGAAGGCGTGCACCGCGAGTGGAACACGCTGATCTACAACTACGGCCGCGCCGAAGTGGTCGCCTACCTGATCGGCAGCGCGCTGGAATGGATCGAGCGCTTCCACGTCGACGGCCTGCGCGTGGATGCGGTGGCGGCGATGCTGTACCGCGACTACGGCCGCAACGAGGGCGAATGGGTGCCCAACGCCCAGGGCGGGCGCGAGAACCTGGAGGCGATCGCGTTCCTGCGCCGGCTCAACGCAGAGATCGCACAACGCTTTCCCGGGGTGCGGGTGATGGCCGAGGAATCCACCGCGTGGCCGGGCGTGACCGCGCCGCTGGAACAGGGCGGGCTCGGCTTCAGCCACAAGTGGAACATGGGCTGGGCGCACGACACGCTGAGCTATATGCGGCGCGACCCGATCCACCGCCAGCACCACCACAGCGAGATGAGTTTCGGCCTGGTGTACGCGTTCTCCGAGCACTTCGTGCTGCCGCTGTCGCACGACGAAGTGGTGCACGGCAAGGGTTCGCTGCTGGCGAAGATGCCCGGCGACCCCTGGCAGCGCTTCGCCAACCTGCGCGCCTACCTGGCCTTCATGTGGGCGCACCCGGGACGCAAGTTGCTGTTCATGGGCGGCGAATTCGGGCAGTGGCAGGAATGGGACCACGACCGCGCGCTGGACTGGGCGCAGGCGCAGCGCGCCGAGCACCGCGGCGTGGCGCGGCTGGTCGGCGACCTCAACCGGCAGCTGCGCGCCTTGCCGGCGCTGTACCGCAGCGACCGCGCCGCGGAGGGCTTCGAATGGAGCGTGGCCGACGACCACCGCAACAGCGTGTTCGCCTTCGTGCGCCATGACCGCGCCGGTGGCGCACCGCCGCTGCTGGCGGTGAGCAACTTCACCCCGAACGTGCACCACGACTACCGCCTGGGCGTGCCGCGCAGCGGGCAGTGGCGCGAACTCCTCAACACCGACAGCGGCCATTACGGCGGTTCCAACCAGGGCAACGGCGGCGCCTTGCGCACCCTCGCGCAGCCGATGCACGGGCATGCGCAATCGCTGGCGCTGACCCTGCCGCCGCTGTCCACCCTCTGGTTGCAAGCGGAGCATTGA